One Pithys albifrons albifrons isolate INPA30051 chromosome 17, PitAlb_v1, whole genome shotgun sequence genomic window carries:
- the LOC139679909 gene encoding somatomedin-B and thrombospondin type-1 domain-containing protein-like, with amino-acid sequence MPGWCSQGSIISNPAAPIHRCSQAAPGLCCPMHSALLVILVICVEPLPCHGAKRREGEGRWSRRERALSTAQPGGGAGQHSPSSQRCHQRSPSSSSRRCRAEPSLGACRVPPGAMQGLLLWGGWLLATSCLVGATGSCRDRCCPGRNNACWVPSTRRARCYCDSYCQRTGDCCQDYHATCRRAAVGCAVGPWGPWSGCSSPCGVGSRARSRQVTVPPRHGGEPCPDLKQRRGCLGEHPTCGAAKEVAKILPKSFSWDFRDPWRRAGLPLPEEPSGFPSYCGYFRLTQVGPPCRGQAWSRRLHRDTQVCVECWGNVSHHRPPCTGHGLQGARTFWVADSVVGCQGSWVQERLQKGCVCSPPALIFV; translated from the exons ATGCCAGGATGGTGTTCCCAGGGGAGCATCATCTCCAACCCAGCAGCACCCATTCACAGATgctcccaggcagctccagggctgtgttGTCCCATGCACAGTGCTTTGTTAGTAATCCTGGTTATTTGTGTGGAGCCCttgccctgccatggggcaaAGCGCCGGGAAGGCGAGGGGCGGTGGAGCAGAAGGGAACGGGCTTTGTCCACCGCCCAGCCtgggggcggtgcggggcagCACAGCCCGAGCTCCCAGCGCTGCCACCAGCGCAGCCCGAGCTCCTCATCCAGGAGGTGCAGGGCAGAGCCATCCCTCGGGGCTTGCAGGGTCCCTCCCGGTGCCATGCAGggcctgctgctctgggggggCTGGCTGCTGGCCACCAGCTGCCTGGTGGGTGCCACGGGCAGCTGCCGGGACCggtgctgcccaggcaggaaCAACGCGTGCTGGGTCCCCAGCACCCGCCGGGCTCGCTGCTACTGCGACTCATACTGCCAGAGGACCGGAGACTGCTGCCAGGACTACCACGCCACGTGTCGCCGCGCCG CCGTGGGCTGTGCCGTGGGGCCCTGGGGGCCGTGGAGCGGGTGCAGCTCCCCGTGCGGGGTCGGCAGCAGAGCTCGCAGCCGCCAGGTCACCGTCCCGCCCCGGCACGGAGGGGAGCCCTGTCCTGACCTCAAGCAGCGCCGCGGCTGCCTGGGGGAGCACCCGACCTGTGGGGCGGCCAAAG AGGTAGCCAAGATACTCCCCAAGTCCTTCAGCTGGGACTTCAGAGATCCCTGGCGAAGAGCTGGGCTGCCACTGCCAGAGGAGCCCTCTGG CTTCCCCAGCTACTGTGGCTATTTCCGCTTGACACAGGTAGGGCCCCCTTGCCGTGGGCAGGCCTGGAGCCGCCGCCTGCACCGGGACACGCAGGTGTGTGTGGAGTGCTGGGGGAATGTGTCCCACCATCGTCCCCCTTGCACTGGACACGGGCTGCAAGGAGCCAG GACATTTTGGGTGGCTGACTCTGTGGTGGGGTGCCAGGGCTCGTGGGtgcaggagaggctgcagaagGGTTGTGTCTGCTCCCCACCTGCTCTCATCTTCGTGTAG
- the SLC25A1 gene encoding tricarboxylate transport protein, mitochondrial isoform X1, whose amino-acid sequence MPAPGAPRSLAAAAPAGKAKLTHPGKAILAGGLAGGIEICITFPTEYVKTQLQLDEKANPPRYKGIGDCVKQTVRDHGIRGLYRGLSSLLYGSIPKAAVRFGMFEFLSNQMRDEQGRLDSTRGLICGLGAGVAEAVAVVCPMETVKVKFIHDQTSPNPKYRGFFHGVREIVREQGLKGTYQGLTATILKQGSNQAIRFFVMTSLKNWYKGDNPNKVINPFVTGVFGALAGAASVFGNTPLDVVKTRMQGLEAHKYKNTWDCAYQIMKHEGPLAFYKGTVPRLGRVCLDVAIVFIIYDEVVKFLNKVWKTD is encoded by the exons GTGGCCTGGCCGGAGGGATTGAGATCTGCATCACATTCCCCACTGAGTATGTGAAGACGCAGCTGCAGCTGGACGAGAAGGCAAACCCTCCCCGCTACAAGGGCATCG GGGACTGTGTGAAGCAGACTGTCCGGGACCATGGCATCCGGGGGCTGTACCGGGGGCTCAGCTCGCTGTTGTATGGCTCCATCCCCAAGGCTGCTGTCAG ATTCGGGATGTTCGAGTTCCTCAGCAACCAGATGAGAGACGAGCAGGGCCGGCTGGACAGCACACGAGGCCTCATctgtgggctgggggctggcGTGGCTGAGGCTGTGGCCGTGGTCTGCCCCATGGAGACTGTGAAG GTGAAGTTTATCCATGACCAGACCTCTCCCAACCCCAAATACCGTGGTTTCTTCCATGGCGTCCGGGAGATCGTTCGGGAACAGG GACTGAAGGGGACCTACCAGGGCTTAACTGCGACCATCCTCAAGCAAGGATCAAACCAAGCCATTCGCTTCTTTGTCATGACCTCCCTCAAGAACTGGTACAAAG gGGACAATCCCAACAAGGTCATCAACCCCTTTGTCACAGGGGTGTTTGGAGCCCTTGCTGGAGCTGCAAGTGTCTTTGGCAACACCCCCTTGGACGTGGTGAAGACCAGGATGCAG ggccTGGAAGCGCACAAGTACAAGAACACCTGGGACTGTGCCTACCAGATCATGAAACACGAAGGGCCCCTGGC GTTTTACAAGGGCACAGTGCCTCGCTTGGGTCGCGTCTGTCTCGACGTGGCCATCGTCTTCATCATCTACGATGAGGTGGTCAAATTCCTCAACAAGGTGTGGAAAACGGACTGA
- the SLC25A1 gene encoding tricarboxylate transport protein, mitochondrial isoform X2 has product MFEFLSNQMRDEQGRLDSTRGLICGLGAGVAEAVAVVCPMETVKVKFIHDQTSPNPKYRGFFHGVREIVREQGLKGTYQGLTATILKQGSNQAIRFFVMTSLKNWYKGDNPNKVINPFVTGVFGALAGAASVFGNTPLDVVKTRMQGLEAHKYKNTWDCAYQIMKHEGPLAFYKGTVPRLGRVCLDVAIVFIIYDEVVKFLNKVWKTD; this is encoded by the exons ATGTTCGAGTTCCTCAGCAACCAGATGAGAGACGAGCAGGGCCGGCTGGACAGCACACGAGGCCTCATctgtgggctgggggctggcGTGGCTGAGGCTGTGGCCGTGGTCTGCCCCATGGAGACTGTGAAG GTGAAGTTTATCCATGACCAGACCTCTCCCAACCCCAAATACCGTGGTTTCTTCCATGGCGTCCGGGAGATCGTTCGGGAACAGG GACTGAAGGGGACCTACCAGGGCTTAACTGCGACCATCCTCAAGCAAGGATCAAACCAAGCCATTCGCTTCTTTGTCATGACCTCCCTCAAGAACTGGTACAAAG gGGACAATCCCAACAAGGTCATCAACCCCTTTGTCACAGGGGTGTTTGGAGCCCTTGCTGGAGCTGCAAGTGTCTTTGGCAACACCCCCTTGGACGTGGTGAAGACCAGGATGCAG ggccTGGAAGCGCACAAGTACAAGAACACCTGGGACTGTGCCTACCAGATCATGAAACACGAAGGGCCCCTGGC GTTTTACAAGGGCACAGTGCCTCGCTTGGGTCGCGTCTGTCTCGACGTGGCCATCGTCTTCATCATCTACGATGAGGTGGTCAAATTCCTCAACAAGGTGTGGAAAACGGACTGA